ACACATCCATCCACCTATGACACAGAACAACTCCAAACTCCTCATAACATGGGATTTGATTTCACAACAGAGTTAATAACTCGAGATCATAACAACAATGCTTGCTAAGACACATACATCATGTTCAGAAACCAACATAACAAACCAGTATTCCTATTATAGACCAAATTTAAGTAGAGATAGGCGAGAATGACGGTAGCACTTGCACGTAGTACACAACTGacttttatttaacaaataaagcaACAAGTACGAGTGTTTACACAGTTTTCACAATTCTCTACTTAGAAATGGTTACATATATAATTAATGACAccgtatatacatacatacatatatacacaaaTGGCATCATACGGGTGACCAATTAACTTATAATACAATGAGATCTCTTTTTGGAGATGGTAGTTTCATGTCAAACTAGAAGACAAAATCAAGATTCTGAACACatgaactttttttttttttttttaaatatcaagGAACTGTAGGAGAGTATACAAATGGTAGCAGTGTAGTTTTGGAGTCAATAACTCATCTAAATTTACATTTTCTTCACCAAAATCCTTTGCAGGAGCAATACCCGTTCTTAAAATGATGAAAACGACTCGAATCCCTCAATATTACCGTATGATCAATGATCTTGGATATGTAGGTGATGGCAATGTGACAGTCACCACAAACCCGCAAGTTTTTCGTGATCCTAATTGGCACACCAGGAGCCGTTGTCAAAATCCCATATGCAAGTGCCAACTTCTCACTGTGTTCAACAAGGAAATCACCTTTCTCCTCATCATCTACATCATGGAGAGCATAATTCGTATCCGGAACGTACCCAAGGGCTTTAATTTGATACATCAGATCACCAAGAAGATTATATATCTCTTTCGAAAGTGGGTGCGTTTTATCCCCGACATAGAACGAGGCAGTGCCCGTTTTTCCCTGGACCCAACTGCACCCGGGCCTCTTTTTAATCCCGGTATCTTTCATCAAGAACCGAACCCGAGCTACGTCTTTCCAACGCTTAGCGTTTGCATATATGTTTGAAAGAAGTGTGTATGTTCCATCATTCTCATACCCTAATTCTAACAACTTACTAGAAGCATATTCCCCTAATTCTACATTTGTATGAACCCTACACGAACCGAGTAACGCGACCCACACTACTGGGCCGGGCTCCATAGGCATCTGGTTAATGATCTCCATAGCCTTCTCCAACCGACCGGCCCGCCCCAAAAGATCGACCATGCACGCGTAATGTTCAACCCCAGGAACAATCCCAAATTCTCGTGTCATGGTCTTGAAATACTCCAACCCCTTGTCAACCAAACCCGAGTGGCTACAAGCATAGAAAAAGATAACAAATGTCACACCATCAATTGGCACTCCCGCGTTTCTCATCGCGTTAAAAAGCTCAATCGCCTCCGAACCACGACCGTGCATTCCATACCCCGTCAACAGAGACGTCCACGAGATGACATTTGTTTGGTTCATGTTGTTAAACACGACACGGGCCGCATCAACATCGCCTGATTTAACATACATGTCAATGAGACAGTTGTCGACAAATAACTCCTCAGATTTTCCGTACCGGTGGCGGAGTACATAACCATGAATCTGCCTACCGAGCCGTAAAGCAGCAAGACGAGCACAGGCCATAAGGGCACATGATATTGTAAAACTATTCGGCtttgtgggtttgttttgtttaacCATATGTGAAAATAGTTGTAGCGCATCGTTAGCCCCACCATGTTGCGAATACCCACCAATCATTACAGTCCACGTGACTACATTTCTATTCACCGGAGCAACATTATCAAAAATCTTACGTGCAAGATCGTCTGCTTTGCATTTCGCATACATGTCGATCAGAGAATTGATCACCATCTGTTCCTCTCCATAGTCGTTCTTAATTATGTTCAGAAGCCGTTTAACAGCATAACCGTGGATCTCCTTCCCTTGAAGCAATGCTCCTGCTCCTGCACACGCACAACCTGATAGCAGCGAAACAAGGGTAACAACATTCGGTTCTGATCCAGAAACTACCATTTGCCTGAAAACATCAAGTGCTTCATAACCATAGCCTCTTTGAGCATAACCAGCAATCACAGCACTCCATGTTACCACATCCAGTTCAATAttctctcctctcatcttctcaAACAACGCGAGAGCATCTTCAAATCTACCGATTTGCGAAAGCCCAGTAACCATTGTATTCCAGGAAACCACATCTTTCACCTCCATGCGGTTGAAAACTTTATGCGCGTCATCAATCAACCCACATTTCGCATACATGTCCACAATTGCATTACCCACATACAGATCCTTAACGAGGTTGGTCCTCACGGCATAACCATGAACTTCCTTCCCTTGTATAGACGCACGAAGCGCAGAAAACGCAGGAAGTATGTTACAAAGGCTAACAGCATCAGGCCAAATATTTAGATTTTCATCCAGAGAATTCATTCGGTAAAACATCCGCACCGCCGTTTTGGAGTCACCACTCTGCATATAAGAAGCAATGATGGAGTTCCAGGAGATGACGTCAGCAATGCTGCTGCTAAGCATTTGGTCGAACACCTGGCGTGCATAGTCCAAATGACCACAGCGAGCGTACATGGGTACCAAGGCATTAGCTACAAAGACATTACTCTGAAAGCCGAAAACGAAAACATTCCCGTGCAAGGAGGCACCACGGCGGAAGGAGGGGAGGTGTCCGCAGGCCTTGAGAAGGAAGGGGAAGGTGTAGCCGTCAGGAGGGCAATTTAGGGTTCTCATAGTGATGTAAAGTTGAAAAGCATGGTGGAAGGATCGGAGACGCACTGCACGTTGGATAAGAGAGTTCCAGTAGAAGACCACCGAGGAGGCATCGCAGCAGGAGATGTGCAGTTTTCGTAATGCTGTATGGCCCTTTACGGTGACTTGTTGGTGGAGGAGGACTTGCATTGTTGGAAATAAACTAGGAGGAGTGTACCATCACTGTCATGGAGCTTTTTCTAAAATGGTAAAATGGTGTTGATACATCCATATCGCTGGGTAACGCTATGTTTCCGAGTTTCATTATTAAACAAGAGAAAAAAAAAGATTTGGAAGGAAATAATTTTAaattgtgttccagagtttcattaaAGGAGAGAAAAAAAATGATATATTTTTTGTCTAAAATTaatctttccaatttggaaagaaccggagagaaaagaaaagaagatgaaagaatcatttcttttctctctttaatttaACTCGGGAACACAGTGTAAAGTATCCCTTTGTTACTAGAGGCGGCTAGTTAGGGATAGACTcacttcaatttttttttgaacggccaacaaaattttattcatcAATAGAACTAACAACTCATTAGTTCACACCATCatacaaaacaaaaaaataaaaagaccACCATTACAGATATTACAAACTCATACAAGACAAATCGAATTCGCACCATTGTTCCCATGTAATCACTTGTGCCTTTGCTCGATTCCGGATCCAGATATACCCCAAATGTTTTATTTGTTCTTTCACACCAATGATATTAGGCTGTTTGTTATTAAATATCATGTCGTTACGGCATTTCATATGCACCATACCGCGATCTGGATAACCGAGTAGACTGTCATCTTCCATCTCCGAGTACCGACTTCATGTTTATAAGCTTCGAAAAGGTCCTTAATCCCAAAGATAATGAACCTCGGACACCTGGTCCAGCTAGCCACAAAGTCCCAAACCAACTGAGCAAACTCGCATGCTACGAACAAATGCTCGACAGATTCACCTTGACAGTTACAAAAACGACAACGAACTGAATCAATCTGCACATTTCTTCTTACCAATGCATCCATGGTTGGGACCCTATTAATAATAACTCTCCAGCAAAAAATAATCACCTTAATGGGCGTACACTTGTTCCACATGTAATTGATACCGGAATCCAAAAATCTTTCAGATTGAAGTCGGCGTCTAAGACTCCCCACGGTGTACACCCCGGAACCTTCAAGCGACCAGTTCCAGACGTCTTCTCCTTCGCCAATCTGGATATCCCATAGCACCTCCATTAGGTCTTCAAATTGTATCAGTTCTTCTACTGAATTTAGTTCTCTTGACCACTGAAACTTGATTGTTATGATGCCGTTCACCTCACAAACTCTATCTGCCACAGTAGCCTTCTTATTCTGATCCAGGTTATACAACAACAGAAATTTTGTGTTCAACAAGTCCTCCAGCAGCCACTTATCCCTCCAAAAGTGAATACTTTTTCCGTCTCCCAGCTTACATTTGAATAAAGACACAATATCCACGGCGTACGACTCCAAATCTTGAGATACTTTAGCTATCTGTTTCCATGGACCTGCAACAGACAATTTGACTGGGATAAAATTCCACGCCCGCGACCCGTGATGTACACTCCAAATGACCTTCCATTTATTGAATTGGATTGTATATTGTAAAATGTAATATATAGAAATCTATCTGACAAAACACCTTAGAAACAAGCTTATCATGCTAAAGATCATGTAAACATCATGTAAAGACTGCATATTGATATTATAAAATTTGTTGGAACATCTCGATGTTTAACAAAGACTGcatattatctattatctattatctatctATTATTAATATATGAAGTGAAATGAATAGTGTTTTGTTTGCCTGGTTTCTTCTCATTTACCTATTTGGGCGGTCATCCCCCATTCAGACGCGTGTCTTTCACCTTTACATCTTCCACCTTTACATCTTTGTTCTACTCAGCCTCAAAAAGAGAGAACAAGGGTTGGTAGAAGTGGGGCCCCCTGGTGGCGGAGTCATGGCGGAGCCACGACGGTGGCCGGTTTCTTTAAATCTCAGAGAGAGTGAGGGCTGGCAGAAGCGGGGCCGCCCCTGGTGGCGGAGCCACGACGGTGGCCGGTTTCTTTAAATCTCATAGAGTGTAGGGGTGACCGGCACCGTCCTTGGTGGCGGAGCCACGGCAGATTAAAAGGCATTGGCCTCACCCACTTAACATACATTCTGATTCCTGTTTGTAAGGTAAAAAGGTTTTCACAATCAAAACCTTACACATTTTTATTCTTAACTGAAAAACAATATTACTTAGTACACATCATAAATCACATTCTGAGGTGCAAGATTTGAGAATGTGGAACCGATATTGTACATTTTTATATTCTTAATTGGATTTGGTGTTTTGCGAGATGGGTATGAGTTTGATGAGAAAGATTTTCGTTACAATATAGGTGTTTGTTTTCATCATTTGCTCTGATTGACCTATTTGGGCGGTCATCCCCTTTTAAGACGCGTGTCTTCCATCCTCACACCTTTGTTCCGATTGACCTATTTGAGGTGCGGTGGGTGTTGCCGACCACTGGTCTTCCTCCGGTTGTTGACAATTGTTGGTAACGGAACGGTAGAAACCTGTGTTCATTATATCATGTTGTGTGTCATTTGCTGACACCTTAAAAGTTCACATGAATTGTGGTCTGGTTGCCAACCACCGCTCCTGGTGGCGGACGGTGATGATTGTTTTGGGTGTGTATATCACTCAAGTTTTTTTACCACTTTGTCATTAATTTTCTTATGGGTTCTGGTTTCTTGGTTGTGATCTTTTTGTGAGCGTACTGCATCGACATGATTATACTATATGTTTAATGAATAGTAAAAAAGGGCATCTTCTTTTTAGGGCTTTTGCTTGCTTGGCTGTGATCTATATATGTGAGCCTACTGGTATTTTGCTACAGTTTTGTTGGTTGGCTGTGGTATTGGGTTCAGCCGCTAGGCTATGATGATCTCAAAAGTCTTTCTTGGTGATGATGGTGTGGCAAGGATGGCGGATGGTAGGTTTTGACCTGCAACCCACCTTGCAGACATGATTTCTGGTAGATCTGAGCCACGTAGTTTTGCTGTACTTTTTTTAAACACGCTTCAACATGGTTGTGATGACAAAATCTGAACCAGTTTATATTATAGATCTTTGGTGGATATGGTACGAATGTCGCGTTAAACGACATTGTGATCGTGCAACGCCTGGCT
The Helianthus annuus cultivar XRQ/B chromosome 6, HanXRQr2.0-SUNRISE, whole genome shotgun sequence genome window above contains:
- the LOC110865713 gene encoding pentatricopeptide repeat-containing protein At5g16860; the encoded protein is MQVLLHQQVTVKGHTALRKLHISCCDASSVVFYWNSLIQRAVRLRSFHHAFQLYITMRTLNCPPDGYTFPFLLKACGHLPSFRRGASLHGNVFVFGFQSNVFVANALVPMYARCGHLDYARQVFDQMLSSSIADVISWNSIIASYMQSGDSKTAVRMFYRMNSLDENLNIWPDAVSLCNILPAFSALRASIQGKEVHGYAVRTNLVKDLYVGNAIVDMYAKCGLIDDAHKVFNRMEVKDVVSWNTMVTGLSQIGRFEDALALFEKMRGENIELDVVTWSAVIAGYAQRGYGYEALDVFRQMVVSGSEPNVVTLVSLLSGCACAGAGALLQGKEIHGYAVKRLLNIIKNDYGEEQMVINSLIDMYAKCKADDLARKIFDNVAPVNRNVVTWTVMIGGYSQHGGANDALQLFSHMVKQNKPTKPNSFTISCALMACARLAALRLGRQIHGYVLRHRYGKSEELFVDNCLIDMYVKSGDVDAARVVFNNMNQTNVISWTSLLTGYGMHGRGSEAIELFNAMRNAGVPIDGVTFVIFFYACSHSGLVDKGLEYFKTMTREFGIVPGVEHYACMVDLLGRAGRLEKAMEIINQMPMEPGPVVWVALLGSCRVHTNVELGEYASSKLLELGYENDGTYTLLSNIYANAKRWKDVARVRFLMKDTGIKKRPGCSWVQGKTGTASFYVGDKTHPLSKEIYNLLGDLMYQIKALGYVPDTNYALHDVDDEEKGDFLVEHSEKLALAYGILTTAPGVPIRITKNLRVCGDCHIAITYISKIIDHTVILRDSSRFHHFKNGYCSCKGFW